The Pelobates fuscus isolate aPelFus1 chromosome 2, aPelFus1.pri, whole genome shotgun sequence genome has a segment encoding these proteins:
- the LOC134587552 gene encoding uncharacterized LOC128706666 homolog: MFWTVTEQQKQNSDLLNSFLDCECCYFSYQEVTMKNRTWLRKNWLLVAGLSFLGIHFGTYFIQRMAKSSAKSSLELKDSKNNQ, from the exons ATGTTCTGGACAGTGACAGAGCAACAAAAGCAAAATAGTGATCTACTAAATAGTTTTTTAG ATTGTGAGTGCTGCTATTTTTCCTACCAAGAAGTAACCATGAAAAATAGAACATGGCTCAGAAAAAATTGGCTTTTAGTAGCTGGACTATCCTTTTTAGGGATTCACTTTGGGACGTATTTTATTCAAAGAATGGCAAAGAGTTCTGCTAAGTCAAGCTTGGAGCTGAAAGATTCTAAAAACAATCAATGA
- the LOC134587553 gene encoding uncharacterized LOC128706665 homolog — MGLKNLWKNYKVLIVMGTGLGLVHWGWYNMKSSPIFHPEREAVVPVPGIVGHVLDSDRATKAK, encoded by the coding sequence ATGGGGCTAAAGAACTTATGGAAGAACTACAAAGTGTTGATTGTAATGGGAACGGGTCTTGGACTGGTACATTGGGGCTGGTATAACATGAAGTCGAGTCCGATCTTCCACCCAGAACGTGAAGCTGTTGTTCCAGTACCGGGCATTGTTGGACATGTTCTGGACAGTGACAGAGCAACAAAAGCAAAATAG